A stretch of Linepithema humile isolate Giens D197 chromosome 3, Lhum_UNIL_v1.0, whole genome shotgun sequence DNA encodes these proteins:
- the LOC105669875 gene encoding uncharacterized protein: MHAVGLHSALAIKRQRKRRDEQRRARERRYSAQSGESGLTSPRASTGSLDQHGRHHGKGAHGAGRHSAGQGMLDTKVVTSIGMLHIGVVFLVLGAFLLMSGLLPGDLAHWGTKASGGWWNELVAVGLFAIIVGVFLIVLNRVIAKKEEDDLEEYVQRQLTRSRSGHRLERDVETGGLTTRHARRAKQQMKQASSDIEIKEKSATSSESPESRSPPPAYSPQPTINGDNQATAQLYLEQITEEEIISDRVETSTTNSLSPGSPSETRELLQNARYSKQNGNPQQVHRPLYVSKM, translated from the coding sequence ATGCACGCGGTTGGATTGCACTCGGCGCTGGCCATCAAGCGTCAGCGCAAGCGTCGGGACGAGCagcgtcgcgcgcgcgagcgtcgTTATAGCGCGCAATCGGGCGAGAGCGGCCTGACGTCGCCTAGGGCCTCGACCGGATCGCTGGACCAACACGGCAGGCATCACGGCAAGGGCGCGCACGGCGCCGGGCGCCACAGCGCCGGCCAGGGCATGCTGGACACCAAGGTGGTCACCTCGATCGGGATGCTGCACATCGGCGTCGTGTTCCTCGTCCTGGGCGCGTTCCTGCTGATGAGCGGCCTGCTGCCGGGCGATCTCGCCCACTGGGGCACCAAGGCGTCCGGCGGCTGGTGGAACGAGCTCGTGGCGGTCGGCCTGTTCGCGATCATCGTCGGCGTCTTCCTCATCGTCCTGAACCGCGTGATCGCGAAGAAGGAGGAGGACGATCTCGAGGAGTACGTGCAGCGTCAGCTGACCCGCTCCCGCTCCGGCCACCGTCTCGAGAGGGACGTGGAGACGGGCGGGCTGACCACGCGCCACGCCAGACGCGCGAAGCAGCAGATGAAGCAGGCGTCGTCGGACATCGAGATCAAGGAGAAGAGCGCGACCAGCAGCGAGTCGCCGGAGTCCAGGAGCCCGCCGCCGGCTTACTCGCCGCAGCCGACGATCAACGGCGACAATCAGGCGACGGCGCAGCTCTACCTGGAGCAGATCACCGAGGAGGAGATCATCAGCGACCGCGTCGAGACCTCGACGACCAACAGCCTGAGCCCGGGCTCGCCCAGCGAGACCAGGGAGCTGCTGCAGAACGCGCGGTACTCGAAGCAGAACGGGAATCCGCAGCAGGTCCACCGGCCGCTCTACGTGTCCAAGATGTAG
- the LOC105669876 gene encoding transcription initiation factor TFIID subunit 2-like, with the protein MPLPVESPMATPVPPAANEQTPAVPKGTLDLLVGHQNQPETDALMQQHREHHHHHQHHSHHNNHKKKRSSQGSHSEEA; encoded by the coding sequence ATGCCGCTGCCGGTCGAGTCGCCGATGGCAACACCTGTTCCGCCAGCGGCGAACGAGCAGACGCCCGCCGTGCCGAAGGGCACGCTGGACCTTCTGGTCGGCCACCAGAATCAGCCGGAGACCGACGCTCTCATGCAGCAGCATCGGGAGcaccatcatcatcatcaacaTCATTCTCATCACAACAATCACAAGAAGAAACGCAGTTCTCAGGGCTCGCACTCCGAAGAGGcctaa